A single genomic interval of Mycobacterium sp. DL592 harbors:
- a CDS encoding acyl-CoA dehydrogenase family protein: MQLALNDEDAAFRDELREFFTTQIPADIRDRARREALIWPDDIVTTQRILNKAGLAVPNWPVAWGGKDWSPLQRQIWADEMRMACVPEPLAFNASMVGPVIAQFASQELKERFLPATANLDIWWCQGFSEPEAGSDLASLRTVAVRDGDDYVINGQKTWTTLGQFADWIFVLARTNPDAPKKQAGISFILVEMSTPGITLRPIKLIDGSYEVNEVFFEDVRVPANQLVGEENQGWSYAKFLLSNERTGIARVGTTKVWLADVKERAAQTKVGGGSLLEDTLFAAKVAEIENELLALELTQLRVSGDEGTGKPNPASSILKLRGSQLQQAVTELAVEVAGPDALPFDGGEDIESPVWAQHAAPHYLNFRKTSIYGGSNEVQRTIISSTILGL, translated from the coding sequence GTGCAACTGGCACTGAACGACGAGGACGCGGCATTCCGCGACGAGCTTCGCGAGTTCTTCACCACGCAGATCCCGGCCGACATCCGGGACCGCGCCCGCCGCGAGGCGCTGATCTGGCCCGACGACATCGTCACCACCCAGCGCATCCTCAACAAGGCCGGGCTGGCCGTGCCGAACTGGCCGGTGGCGTGGGGCGGCAAGGACTGGTCGCCGCTGCAGCGACAGATCTGGGCCGACGAGATGCGGATGGCGTGCGTGCCCGAACCGCTGGCGTTCAACGCCAGCATGGTGGGCCCGGTGATCGCGCAGTTCGCCTCCCAGGAGCTCAAGGAGCGTTTCCTGCCCGCGACCGCCAACCTCGACATCTGGTGGTGCCAGGGCTTTTCCGAGCCCGAGGCCGGCTCCGATCTGGCGTCGCTGCGCACCGTCGCGGTGCGCGACGGTGACGACTACGTGATCAACGGCCAGAAGACCTGGACCACGCTCGGCCAGTTCGCCGACTGGATCTTCGTGCTGGCCCGCACCAATCCCGACGCCCCCAAGAAGCAGGCGGGCATCTCCTTCATCCTCGTCGAGATGTCCACCCCGGGCATCACGCTGCGGCCGATCAAGCTGATCGACGGCAGCTACGAGGTCAACGAGGTGTTCTTCGAAGACGTCCGGGTTCCCGCCAATCAGCTTGTCGGCGAGGAGAACCAGGGCTGGAGCTACGCCAAGTTCCTGCTGTCCAACGAACGCACCGGTATTGCCCGCGTCGGCACCACCAAGGTCTGGCTCGCCGACGTCAAGGAGCGCGCCGCGCAGACCAAGGTCGGCGGTGGCAGCCTGCTGGAGGACACCCTGTTCGCCGCCAAGGTGGCCGAAATCGAAAATGAACTGCTGGCACTGGAATTGACACAGTTGCGGGTGAGCGGCGACGAGGGCACCGGAAAGCCGAACCCGGCGTCGTCGATTCTCAAGCTACGCGGCAGCCAGCTGCAGCAGGCGGTGACCGAACTGGCCGTCGAGGTGGCGGGCCCGGACGCGCTGCCTTTCGACGGCGGCGAGGACATCGAGTCACCGGTGTGGGCGCAGCATGCCGCGCCGCACTATCTCAACTTCCGCAAGACCTCGATCTACGGCGGTAGCAACGAGGTTCAGCGCACCATCATCTCCTCGACGATCCTTGGACTGTGA